A part of Bacillus thuringiensis genomic DNA contains:
- a CDS encoding ABC transporter ATP-binding protein: protein MTASVVEVKNVQKVYGKKGESQSHALKNVSFSIQEGEFVGIMGPSGSGKTTLLNVISTLDKTTDGIVEIAGTDITKMKQGELSDFRSEKLGFIFQDFNLLENLSIYENIALPLSLQGVHSKRIGLKVKKVAEMLGISEILQKYPSEVSGGQKQRSAAARALVHEPAIILGDEPTGALDSKNAKSLLEAMTNLNEEQDVSIMMVTHDPLSASYCRRILFIQDGELYKEIHRRGTRDEFYKEILDVLADLGTQKG from the coding sequence ATGACAGCATCAGTTGTAGAAGTAAAGAATGTACAGAAGGTATACGGTAAAAAAGGTGAGAGCCAATCGCATGCACTAAAGAATGTATCGTTCTCGATTCAAGAGGGTGAATTCGTTGGGATTATGGGACCATCTGGTTCAGGAAAAACAACATTATTGAATGTAATTTCTACATTAGATAAAACGACAGATGGAATTGTTGAAATTGCTGGAACGGATATTACGAAAATGAAGCAAGGAGAATTATCTGATTTTCGCTCAGAGAAACTAGGGTTTATCTTTCAAGATTTTAACTTACTTGAAAATTTATCAATCTATGAAAACATTGCATTACCGCTTTCCCTGCAAGGTGTTCATTCGAAAAGAATTGGATTAAAGGTGAAAAAGGTAGCAGAGATGTTAGGGATTTCAGAGATTCTTCAAAAATATCCGTCCGAAGTATCTGGTGGACAAAAACAACGTTCGGCAGCGGCTCGTGCACTTGTACATGAGCCAGCAATTATTTTAGGAGATGAGCCAACAGGGGCACTTGATTCTAAAAATGCGAAAAGTTTATTAGAGGCGATGACCAACTTAAATGAAGAACAGGATGTTTCAATTATGATGGTTACACATGATCCGTTAAGCGCAAGTTATTGCCGACGTATTTTATTCATCCAAGATGGAGAATTGTATAAAGAAATCCATCGCAGAGGTACTCGTGACGAGTTTTATAAAGAAATTTTAGATGTGCTTGCAGATTTAGGCACACAAAAAGGATAA
- a CDS encoding ABC transporter permease yields the protein MLFKLSISSMKKMSKDYIVLLIGLVISISIFYMFQTLALNKEFTMNNSIIGSIVFVFQIGSGLVALITFFYIFYANSFLLSLRRKELGMYLVLGAKKSKISQLIFFETFIMGMISLVLGSVCGAILSNLVSKFLTKQLEISAEGYQAFYGPAFKITFIFFSVLFLITSVVNMIRIALKTELDLIRIEQQTERIRLKGPVATLLTVCSLLGLAVGYYFVIFVGIKGAGAILLPLFTITMGTYLIFISLLPVFVKRLKKMRYLNEKKLNAFTFAQLQFRVSSLARILGTVTMLIGLGVGAMAGGMSLQKNVILTAERMPGYDITLHDPDVTDYKAMEKMKIVDKKQYQYKVDNQAVYYSKEELLDNPPLLFGKKETTRITEQLPSSSYTMFEGKEVDPSSFKLPMKWSKIMDSDFKSNITVYNRKPVYIVDKNRYESIQGNEHTFFIAKVDNILRYKTELKEMDNRQIEKVAASINKPKENISLMTNYGDYESMLVFSKGTSFMGFFLGLAFLAMMASCLMFKILSGATKDIGRYEMLRKIGVRKELLIKSIYKELGIVFLFPAILGLIHVLVGMNIFTFVKFFVNPYVNIVLPICIFLIIYGIYYLITVQLYKRIVLPKER from the coding sequence ATGTTATTCAAACTTTCTATTTCCAGCATGAAAAAAATGAGTAAGGATTATATTGTTTTATTAATAGGTCTTGTAATTTCTATTTCTATATTTTATATGTTTCAAACACTTGCATTAAATAAAGAATTTACAATGAATAACAGTATCATTGGTTCAATTGTATTTGTATTTCAAATAGGCTCTGGTTTGGTGGCGCTTATTACATTCTTTTATATTTTTTATGCAAACTCTTTTCTCCTTTCACTTCGGCGGAAAGAACTTGGCATGTATCTTGTATTAGGGGCAAAAAAGAGTAAAATTAGTCAACTTATATTTTTTGAGACGTTCATTATGGGAATGATTTCACTAGTGCTAGGTAGCGTATGCGGGGCTATTCTTTCTAATCTCGTTAGCAAATTTTTAACAAAGCAATTAGAAATATCAGCGGAGGGTTACCAAGCATTTTATGGTCCTGCATTCAAAATAACATTTATATTCTTTAGTGTGTTGTTTCTGATTACATCCGTTGTGAATATGATTCGTATAGCACTTAAAACAGAATTAGATTTAATTCGTATAGAACAGCAAACGGAGCGTATACGATTAAAAGGCCCTGTGGCAACACTGTTAACCGTATGTAGTTTGTTAGGACTAGCTGTAGGGTATTATTTCGTAATCTTTGTAGGAATAAAGGGTGCTGGCGCCATTTTGCTTCCATTATTTACGATTACAATGGGTACATATCTTATATTTATTTCGCTTTTGCCTGTGTTTGTTAAGAGACTAAAGAAAATGCGCTATTTAAATGAGAAAAAATTAAATGCATTTACATTTGCACAACTGCAGTTCCGTGTAAGTAGTTTGGCGAGAATATTAGGTACGGTAACAATGTTAATTGGACTAGGTGTAGGAGCGATGGCTGGTGGTATGTCTTTACAGAAAAATGTAATTCTTACAGCAGAAAGAATGCCAGGATATGATATTACACTTCATGATCCAGATGTAACGGATTATAAAGCTATGGAAAAAATGAAAATTGTAGATAAAAAGCAGTATCAATATAAAGTTGATAATCAAGCCGTTTACTATTCAAAGGAGGAATTATTAGACAATCCACCACTTTTGTTTGGAAAGAAAGAAACAACTCGTATCACTGAACAACTTCCATCTTCGAGCTATACGATGTTTGAAGGGAAAGAAGTTGATCCATCAAGTTTTAAGTTACCGATGAAGTGGAGTAAGATTATGGATAGTGACTTTAAATCTAATATTACTGTATACAATCGTAAACCTGTATATATCGTAGATAAAAACCGGTATGAATCAATTCAAGGGAATGAGCATACGTTTTTTATCGCTAAAGTCGATAATATTTTACGGTATAAAACAGAGTTAAAAGAGATGGATAATCGTCAAATTGAAAAAGTAGCTGCTTCTATTAATAAGCCGAAAGAAAATATATCTTTAATGACAAACTATGGTGACTATGAATCTATGCTCGTCTTTTCGAAAGGGACTTCATTTATGGGGTTTTTCTTAGGACTCGCATTTTTAGCTATGATGGCGAGTTGTTTAATGTTTAAGATTCTTTCTGGGGCTACGAAGGATATTGGACGGTATGAAATGCTTCGGAAAATTGGAGTACGTAAAGAATTACTTATAAAGTCTATTTATAAAGAATTAGGTATTGTATTCCTTTTCCCAGCAATATTGGGGCTCATACATGTTTTGGTAGGAATGAACATATTTACATTTGTTAAATTCTTTGTGAATCCATATGTGAATATTGTCCTTCCGATTTGTATATTTCTAATCATTTATGGAATCTATTATTTGATTACTGTTCAATTATATAAGAGGATTGTCCTTCCAAAGGAAAGATAG
- a CDS encoding FtsX-like permease family protein: MLFKLSMSGLKSKRKDYMVLFVGLIMSISIFYMFQTLALNKTFIEGNSMDGIFSVFQTGSFLLGSITLFYILYANSFLLSLRQKEFGMYMVLGAKKHKITLLMFIETIVLGIVSLIVGVIVGIILAQGVGHLLMKELEFTGGGYHAFYVPSIIVTFIFFIALFMLSAIMNGMKLARNSLLQLVHSNGHKERTPTKGKLTNIVALLSIILLAVGYASMIYMKELKESGFIIATITVTLGTYMLFASFLPIIINKLKANKNRSEKGINAFTFAQLSFSINSLTKVLATVAMLVALGAGAISSGMALKNNVTNMVENAAYYDVEIKNPTAEEKKILDSITFKEKNEYRYKVDEQFIYQLKEDLERNRPLTPTGKAENSSRFVPVSGELIVGAVLSHRQERNVDNTNVIPEEWGNALRSLQKTYMNASQKIKIVDQKMYDGIQGKEEIIILGKTDNFITYKEEWKKIDELELAKYKDMKDVHLLSKYMLYEGYYSTYSGTVFMGFFLGIAFLAMLASCLMFKILSGASKDIIRYQMLRKIGVRYELLTKSIYKELLLVFLFPAIVGIMHVLVGMNMFSFLIDNPYFRIWLPIIIFLFIYVVYYFITVQLYKKIVLPKEM, from the coding sequence ATGTTATTCAAACTTTCCATGTCAGGACTAAAAAGTAAACGAAAAGACTATATGGTCTTATTCGTTGGGCTTATTATGTCTATTTCAATTTTTTATATGTTTCAAACGTTAGCGTTAAATAAAACATTTATCGAAGGGAATTCTATGGATGGGATTTTTTCGGTCTTCCAAACGGGCTCATTTTTATTAGGGTCTATTACATTGTTTTATATTTTATACGCCAATTCATTTTTATTATCACTTCGGCAAAAAGAATTTGGTATGTATATGGTATTAGGGGCAAAAAAGCATAAAATTACATTGCTCATGTTTATTGAAACCATCGTATTAGGAATAGTATCTCTTATAGTAGGTGTGATAGTCGGTATAATCTTGGCGCAAGGTGTTGGCCATTTGCTAATGAAGGAACTAGAATTTACTGGTGGTGGTTATCATGCATTTTATGTACCATCAATCATTGTTACTTTCATCTTTTTCATCGCATTATTTATGTTGTCCGCAATTATGAATGGTATGAAACTAGCGCGTAATTCGTTATTACAACTCGTTCACTCCAATGGTCACAAAGAGCGTACGCCTACTAAAGGAAAACTAACGAATATAGTAGCACTTTTATCAATTATTTTATTAGCAGTTGGTTATGCTTCGATGATTTATATGAAAGAGTTAAAGGAATCAGGGTTTATCATTGCTACAATTACAGTAACATTAGGAACTTACATGCTATTTGCATCATTCCTTCCCATTATTATTAACAAACTAAAAGCGAATAAAAATCGTAGTGAAAAAGGAATCAATGCGTTTACGTTTGCACAGTTAAGTTTTTCTATTAATAGTTTAACGAAAGTATTAGCGACAGTTGCTATGTTAGTGGCTCTCGGTGCGGGGGCAATCTCCAGTGGTATGGCGTTAAAAAATAATGTCACAAATATGGTGGAGAATGCAGCATACTATGATGTCGAAATTAAAAATCCCACAGCAGAAGAAAAGAAAATATTAGATAGTATTACATTTAAAGAAAAGAATGAATATCGATACAAAGTAGATGAGCAGTTTATTTATCAATTGAAAGAAGATTTAGAAAGAAACCGTCCGCTAACACCTACTGGAAAAGCCGAGAATAGTAGCCGATTCGTTCCTGTTTCGGGGGAGCTAATTGTCGGAGCCGTTTTAAGCCATAGGCAAGAAAGAAATGTGGATAATACCAATGTAATTCCAGAAGAGTGGGGAAATGCTTTAAGGTCTCTTCAAAAGACATATATGAATGCTAGTCAAAAGATAAAAATTGTAGATCAAAAGATGTATGACGGGATACAAGGTAAAGAAGAAATTATAATACTGGGGAAAACGGACAATTTTATAACGTATAAAGAAGAATGGAAAAAAATTGATGAATTAGAGCTAGCTAAATATAAAGATATGAAGGACGTACATCTTTTGAGTAAATATATGCTATACGAAGGATATTACAGTACTTACAGTGGAACAGTATTTATGGGGTTTTTCTTAGGTATAGCTTTCTTAGCGATGCTGGCAAGCTGTTTAATGTTTAAAATTCTTTCTGGAGCTTCAAAAGATATTATTCGCTATCAAATGCTTCGTAAAATTGGTGTGCGTTATGAGCTATTAACGAAATCAATTTATAAAGAGTTACTTTTAGTTTTCTTGTTCCCAGCGATCGTAGGTATAATGCATGTATTAGTCGGAATGAACATGTTCTCGTTCTTAATAGATAATCCATATTTCCGTATTTGGCTGCCGATTATTATTTTCTTATTCATTTACGTGGTTTATTATTTCATTACAGTTCAACTGTATAAAAAAATTGTTCTTCCGAAAGAAATGTAG
- a CDS encoding cold-inducible protein YdjO-related protein, translating into MYWRKNDKPVEEPEAIAVWECEADDCLGWMRKNFSLEDKPQCPLCKGDMKSGERLLQKL; encoded by the coding sequence ATGTATTGGAGAAAAAATGATAAACCTGTAGAAGAACCCGAAGCAATTGCTGTGTGGGAATGCGAAGCAGACGACTGCCTTGGATGGATGCGTAAAAATTTTTCTTTAGAAGATAAGCCGCAATGCCCATTGTGTAAAGGTGACATGAAAAGCGGCGAACGATTACTACAGAAGTTATAA